The Gloeocapsopsis sp. IPPAS B-1203 region GCGCGTACCAGAATATTACTGGTTTCACCCAGATACATTAGAATTTGCGGGGTTTCGGTTAGTAGGTGGCGGCTACGAGGTGATTGCACCAACCGATAGCGGTAACTTACCCAGTGAGCAGTTGGGGCTAGAACTAGGAATTCACGAACAGCAATTACGCTGGTTTACCGCACAAGGCGATTTGATACCCTTACCCGAAGAAGTAGAACGCCAACGCGCTGAACAGGAACGCCAACGCGCTGAACAAGCTCAGCAACGATTGGAGCAGCTAGAAAACTTTTTGCGATCGCAAGGCATTGAACCCGATCAACTACCCGATTTGTGACACAGAGCGATCGCAAAATTCTTAACCTTCATCTTTATATCGTGTAGCCTCCATTACTTTACTGTTTCCAGAGGTTGAACTTGAGTCAAATTTTTCACTATATACGGTATTACCTCAGATTCTTTTTCACTCTTGCATGAACCTTTGAGGGTAGTGCTACAGAAGTAAGGATGTAAGTAGAGAAAAGAGGTCTTTCAACTTTCAGTCATGGCAGTAAACCCAATTACTTGTCCTCGTTGCCAGTCAACTGATGTGGTGAAAAATGGTAAAATTCACAACGGTCGGCAGAACTTTAAATGTAAAGGTGGCAACAGACAATTTGTACAAAACCCAACAAAAAAGGTAATTGGGCAGGAAACTAGAGATGTGAGCGACAAGTTGTTGTTGGAGCGGCTGTCATTGGCAGGAATTGCCAGAGTAACTTGGGGATCTGAACAATGGTTGCAGACATATGTCAATGCTAAATACTCATCCGTGCCAAAAACAGTAGCAGCGTGGTCGAAAAAAAGGGGCAGCTAACAATACAATGTGACCAGATGTGGTCATTTGTAGGCAATAAGAAGAACAAGCACCTGCTTTGGTTAGCTGTGGATGTAAACACGGGAAAAATTGTTGGTGTATGCGTTGGTAAACGTAGCCGTGAAGGAGCACAGGGATTGTGGGAATCACTGCCTGCGGTGTATCGCCAGTGTGTTGTGTGCTACACGGATTTCTGGTCGGCATCTGAGCGAGTGATTCCCCAGTCTAGGCATCGTGCTGTTGGTAAGCACAGTGGCAATACCAATCAAATTGAACGGTTTAACTGTACCTTACGTCA contains the following coding sequences:
- a CDS encoding IS1 family transposase (programmed frameshift) — its product is MAVNPITCPRCQSTDVVKNGKIHNGRQNFKCKGGNRQFVQNPTKKVIGQETRDVSDKLLLERLSLAGIARVTWGSEQWLQTYVNAKYSSVPKTVAAWSKKRGKLTIQCDQMWSFVGNKKNKHLLWLAVDVNTGKIVGVCVGKRSREGAQGLWESLPAVYRQCVVCYTDFWSASERVIPQSRHRAVGKHSGNTNQIERFNCTLRQSVSRLVRDTLSFSKQLDNHIGAIWYFVPHYNLSLLL